TCTAGCTCATCTTTTTCTTGTACATTCAGATTGTTGTGTATCAATTTGTTGTGCTACTCTGGCCACCTTTCTCGTCTTCTATCTTGATGATTTGATGTGGGTTTTTTGTCACCGCGGTTGTTTTTCCGTTCAGTTTTGTATTCCCCTTTTCTCAGATCGACTAAGGCTTGTAGTGTGTCTTTAGCATTGACGAAGTCATCTGCTCTATTCATGAATTCCCTCAGGGTAGAAGATGTATTCCTAGCCAATTCGGCCATGAAGGGGCTATGTGACCAGATTCCATCTAAGAGGGTAGTGAGGGTAATTTTCTCGTCTTGATCATCGGTTGTTAATCTTTTTGTTCGCATAAAAATATCTGTAAGTGCATAGAATCTTAATAAGTAGTAAAGTGTTTTGAAGAAAATGGATATCGAACCCACagagattaatttttgttattaaGTACTGAAATTTACTGAATTAATTACTATTTCAAAAACCGAGTAAATGGAAAGATTCTACTATCTAgattaaattgaaataattgacaaaaataaatttaagaataaaagaGCATAAAATCTAAGATCTTGTCGaataaatttaagaatataTGGAACGATTCTACTATCTCTTTTTGTTTGCCCGTAGGACAAGGCTCCTCGCCAAATCTTTTCGGCTCTCATCAGATCTTGTCGTCTCTCATTGGTTTGGAACTATAGTCTCTTCTTTTGTACCAAAATGCTCTCCTTTTGCACTAAATCTTTTCATTCCCTTAAatccaagaaaaatatatagaaataaaataaaatcaatagaattaaaggaaaactgacacttttcataaataagagagtaataaaaatcacataaaaatcaCACTTATCACTTTCTTTGCTGAAGTGGGTGAGGTACGTATTCAAATTCTTATATTCTCTTTGTTTAACCATCAAAAGGTAGGTGGCTAGGCACCGGCATCTTCAAATAGGCATAAATTGAGTTAAAAATTGTTTggctaattcttcaaaattgtCTATCGTCCTGGGAGGAAGTGTTCCGAACCATCCTCTCGCCATTCTTTTCGGGGTCAAAAGAAAAGCTCAGCAGGCGATCTCTCCAAGAGAGCCGTATAATGTGACGTGCGGCTTAAAATTATCCAAGTGATCCACCGGGTCTTTGGATCCATTATACATCTCTATCTGTAGtactttaaattttggtggaagCAGCATGGTCATAATCTTATCACTGTATGGAAAGTCGGTCCAATTTAGCAAGCTTCTCCCTCACCCTGTTCATTGTGGCTAGACATGACTATGTCACTAAGCTCCATGTTCTTTCACCTTAGATCTTCGTTTTCCTTTTTTAGGGTCTCCATGGCGTCTAATGCCATCTTCAGTTTTTCCTCCATCGCTGCTAATTGTGCTTCCATGGCAGTAGGTAGCATCTCCGGCTCACAGTTTGCTAGAGAATGAAGTTATGGTCGGCATTTGGTAACCACATTTTAACTTGTCCAATGAGAAACTGAAATCAAGGAAGGCAAAATCCCACAGACAGCACCATAGTAAAAGACGTGTCCCACCATTAAACGTATTCGCTCACCTACAAATATCAAAGGTCAACTGTGCTGGACGTCAACAATCACTCTTATGCCTAAATCAGCAAAAAATAGTACATAATAACTCAAGTATATCATCATATGTGTTGTAGGGTTACCTGCTAttcatatatataggcgtagAGAAATATTAGATCAACACTATAACTAGATTACTTTCGCGTAATGTTTATTTGTTCATCCTACCCCTAGATAGTAGGAGTAATTTGTTCGCCATATTAATACTTATCCGCTCTATTAGCCAATGGAATATCAGGCTTTCATGGGTCTTTAACCTCTAGTTTGGGCCATGCTCATTACCATAATTCATAATTAGGCCGAGATACTAATGGATCCTCCAATATgatttaaaagaatataaatgatattattCTAAATGATTAAATATCAATTAAGATCTGCACCATATActccatttaggtttcctgggATATTTTAGCATCTTTATGATTATATCAAGGGCATGATGCCCTCATGATCGATACcgtatttgttttttcttgacTTACCAAGCCAATAGCATTAATAGACGTAGAAAAGTCTCCACCTCTGCTAGCGGTGGGTCTCATTCTGAATTGGGTGACTTGGGATGTGGTTTCGTTCCGACATTTCACTCAGCTGTGAATTgattaactttccaaataaagcTAAAAATGTCGTCATTCAGAATGCCCTCATGATCGATACCGTATTTGGTTTTTCTTGACTTACCAAGCCAATAGCATTAATAGACGTAGAAAAGTCTCCCCCTCTGCTAGCGGTGGGTCTCATTCTGAATTTGGTGACTTGGGATGTGGTTTCGGTTTCGTTCCGACATTTCGCTCAGCTGTGAATTGATTCATTTtccaaataaagttaaaaatgtCAACGGAACGTGATTCTCATTCAAATATAGCTCATGGTGGAACAAAATCGCATGATCCAGGCCATGCTTCTCATTGACTACAATGAACACCACCCATATGGATTTTCGATTATACATTCTCAACCCAGTGATCACATAAAAGGTCCAAATTTAAGCCAAACCCCCAACTGAGACGTAACCTCTCACAAACttgcaaatttcaaaacaacGAGGAGTTAGTGGTTGGAACatgtttttggaaaatttagTCAAATGGTACATAATTTCAGTAACTGTCATTATAATGAATATTTTATCAAATCAAAACTCAATTTGTCAAAAATGCTCAACCACCAACTTGGACCTAACGTTACTCCCTGTGTCACCATTATATCAAGGTTTTAAAAACTGTTCCGTTCCGGTCGGAATGGCCTGAATTTTTCAtgccggaacagtgaccggaaCCGGATAGGTATCTAttccgttccgggtcaaattccggccgttccggtcaaattccggccgttccggtcaattccggtcggaattccggtattccggccggaatagtaattccggtccaaaaaaaaaaaaactctcttgtaaataagttgaaaaataatgaataaaattgtacttttagaattcaaatacttctttccgtgcactagaagtattgttacttttaataatctgtctattctttaatttttttcttttatttttgtgtcttaactcaagtttatgatttttttcaatatatattcattttataaatctttaattcttctatatatatacacatatacatatcacacacttacatatatatatgtatttattttattaattgttagtttatatatacatataaatatttatatataatatataattaatcccgaaacggtacaccgaaacgtaccggtatctaaatattccgttccagtgcctcgaccggaatggtctccggaacggatttcaaaactttgcatTATATCCATCATAATCACAACTACTAGCTTTTAGGGTAGTGATAGGGTAGTAGGGTTATCTACTATCCAagtttattttaagttttttttttttatttttttgtcattttttaagaatttttttgacATCCTTAATtactaagaaaaattaaaaaatatatatatatatataaatttattaatattcacttccttaatcattaagtaaaattaaaatttaaaaaaaatcaaataataaaaataatagatgaataataatatgattGTAATCCTAGTTTTTAATAATACCATAACACTTCTACACATCAAATTCCATTTGACTTATTTAGAAAGCGATAGGCAAGCCCTGACTTTAaagttggattgactggttcGCTATGCTTAATTGGTAGAGATTTCATAATTGATTTGGATCATGGATGCTTCTGTctaattttatttgttgtatAGGTATTTTAATCCGTTTGGATATATAGCAATGACATTTTAGCCTAACCTTGAAACTGTAGTAGGTGCACTTGatgaaattaatatttgtaGATGGGGATTTCAGTCCAATATGGGATTTGTAGAGGGACATTTTGGTCCAAGTTATATATAAATTCCTACTGGATAAACTCTACACTCGCACttttattagtttaataaaaccaataaataaataattataataatttaagaactAAAAATTGCTCAATCCtgttaaaaaaaatgcttcTATTTGAAGTTATAAAGtcgtaattaaaatttttaatatcttacCGTACCAATCGAAATGTCTCGAATTTATTGAGTTGGAATAGTAGCCAGCATGAGAGAGGTCTGTATTTTGTACGAGGTCAAATACCGatcatttcaaaatatttcaatcaATATCGATCTGGTTTCGATGTTTTGGCCAGTATGTAGATCTCGGTCTCATATGTCAAAACCATGAGTTGGGTGATTTTGTAGTTAAAGTAAAAAGGCAAGGGCTTTTACATAAAGAGAAAGTCTACTCATCTACCTCTTAAGTCTCCAACACTACACATCAGTGACGAcgtggtttttctttttaatatatctatttatttataattatttctaCAGTAAAACATGTGTTTTCTCTTCTTTACTCCCCAAGTTTTCCACATTTTCTCCAAagcatttgatttgaatttctCCTCCCCAGGTTCTATCTCCACCATTCGCCCCTCTGGCTGTGTTGCAATACATCTACAGAGCCTTTCACAGAACTCCGATCGACCAAAGAAAGTCAAATGGCATGTTTGCTTTGATGAAGCAGTGACTATAACGACTctctaaactaaaaaaaaaatgatctagGAGAATACGAGCCactagtatttaaaaaataacaaatcaaagTAAGGGAAAGCAAACTAAGGAGTTAAAAATTGGAAAAAGTTGCCCGGAGTGATTATGATTACGTGTTAGATCTAGTGTGGGCATCCCGGCTTTTTAAAATCCCTTTACTTGTTAGAATCTGTTCTACACCGGGGTATTTTTCACTCTCTCGAGTAGAAtttacttttgttttatttctagCTGAATTTCATATTACCCTCCGTGTTTCGTATAATTTTCTCTCCGTTTCTTCCAACGATTGCTATCCTTTTTTCGGTCTGAGATTGTGACTTTATTATCATTGAGTTTGCATGGCTTTTCTTTGCAGCAAATGTTCTTGCTTGAGCCGACAGAGGAAAGGAGAGTCGacagaaagagaaaaatgattCAATTTTGGGATGGGAGAAGAACGATTCGATAGAGGAAGGGGGAGAGTAAAGAAACTCACGGAGGAGGAGGGAGAGGAGGGAGGAGTAGAGTAACTAGGCCTTATTTGGttaatcaaaactaaaaataaaaatctcatttcatctcctctcaactcatcattacacatttttcaaatccttatacaaaatataataaataatctaatttttttaaattttaatataaaattaatattcaaaaattatattataataatattttatttattactatttaaaatatctcatctcattttattttatttgtataacTAAATAGAACTTTAAGTTTTTTTTAGATTAGACCGTTATCAAATAAGCCGAATTTGCCACGTCATTAAAGTAGGTGGTGTATATGCCCAAACGGCTtaagaatagaatttttctttcaaaaaattcaactcAAAATAAGGTCTCTTTCTTTCACCATTATTTTTTCGTGATCGTCATCAATCCGTATGCTCTTTCTTTGGATTGGGTGAGATGGACAGAGAGGGGTGGGGCCTGCGCCCACGTAGCATGATATTAGTGGTTAGGTACCACGTTTCATATCTGCTCGCCCTCTTGAATCTTTGCACccttattttaaagtttttgtattgatttccccttccataaaaaaatatatatatatattattaaaataaaataaaaaaatcattgacTTTGACCAAAATATCATGTATTTTAAAAATCGGATTTGAAACTTTTTAGTTGTTATTCAAATTTTAGACCTTGGAGCAAgacacataaatatataaaatggctggatcttaaaatatttattttgtatttaattttttcttgaagATTTTATCTTAGCAATaataaatgttatatatataatctaatttatatatctgtctttttcattttaaaattattaaaattccaataaaattctttaaaaaactcAATCCATATCAACCATAAAATAcacttaatattaaaattgagcATTTGAATACAACTttacaatattaattctttaGGAAAGGAGATGACTTAtattgaaacaaaattaaataaggTTCAAACCTAAAAACtcttaatattaaaaagtagcATATGAATTTTTTGATTCGTATCGGATATTGTTGTTATTTtgcaatataattatatatatatatatatatataatttatttatttatttatatataaactattttgAAAAGCTACAtcgaaaatataaaatgtactaatatcaaaatatttcattccagtaCCTCAACTgaaacggtattcaaaactttaagACTCATAacctattaaataaataaaaaaaacacccaACTCagcaacttttaataaaatctaaacgTTTATGGAATAATCCGAAACTTCTAGTATGAAACATGGCCAAGGAGTCGGAAGATTGTATATAGAGCTTCGAgctttcccttttttccttttgatataCTTCGTGCATTAGAGAGCGATAGACTCCGTGAAGTAGGGCACGCAGAAACGAGAAGGTAAGACAATTGCACAACAGCAAACCAACAAATAGGCCCTCGAATTTGAGGATCACCCGGGAACAGGTCATGAAACGTCCATGGAAATATCTGTAGATCATCGTGAAATGAAAACTCATTGGCgaacatatttttcctttttacaagTTTTGGCATGTCACAATTAATGGAATCAAATCAACACGTTTTGTTAATTTATATTCCAGAACAGTTGTGCTTAGACCGCATAACGGGGCTTTTGGTgggggaaagaaaagaaacacgAAAGTAAAACAGCAAATACTTAATGCCAATTGCATCTAAAACGCAAAGGACAAGCTTTGTAAAACAGAGCATTCATTTATTTACTCTCTTTTGCCCTGATCTCAATCCCTTGGACAATGAGACCACCCTTCCAGTGACCTCCCTTCAACTCCAAAACACTCATTTCCAACTCCCCATTTTCTTCTCCATTGAAGAACTCACCCAACTCGATCTCCAACCAGCCATCACCTCTCTTCTTTGGATACTGGGCATCATCGATTTCTTGGGGCTGTGGTGCTTGAAACCCCAAAATGCGGGCACGGTTAAAAAGGCCAATTCCCCGTCTTCGGCCAATCTGGGAACGCGCGCCTCGTCCTCTTTCTGTATCCAAATAGACCATCCGCTTATGAACCTCGGCTCCAACAAGTCCAACAGTAACCTCAACAGGGTGATAATTGAATCCATATAACTCTGTAGTTGGCTTGAACACAAGGTAAGTTGCATATAATGTCGCTGGGGACAGCATACAAGTACTGATCTTGCCGCGGATTTCCAGCCAACACACGCTGATTAGCTCAGCCACGTCTGGGAACCTGTTTGTGCATTCAAATGAAATCAGAAAAAACCACAGAAATCGTTGAGAATATCAGGGAAAAAGAAAGGGGTGATGAGAGAGACCTGGCGTCAGATAAAGAAGTCCATTTCCAATAACTGGGATTCTCAATCCAGACAACCAAGAGCTCCTTTGGGGATAGCATGAAACATTTCTTCCCACTCCTTTTCTCCAAGAAAAAGCTCTGAGTTAAACAGAAATTACACAATCAGATtggtaattaaaatacaaaaaggtTATCTCCAAAAGGAGTTTCGTTTACTGAAACTACATACATAAAACACGGTACCAACTGCTCCCATTAAGCAAAGCATTCGCACATAGCATTCACCGTACATTAGACAAGACTCAAATCACATGACCAATTAGTGTTAGCTCGGTAGGTCAAACTAAATAGAGCtgtgttaaaattttatgtgatTGGAAGAGTATACTATCAATCCTTCAACAATAGCTCTTATACACTTCGCAATCATAACCATCGGAAGTGAGATATTTCTCCCTCCAATTACTCGAAGATTTGTAATATGCATGCAATGTGCTCAATTTGTACGGAAAGAGTAAAACGCCAATTGGAAAGTGTGTTCTCCTTTATTGACGAcaatataataacaaaaataaaccagaagaagaggaaaaataccCAATTTGCAATGcggaaaaattaattataatcatattttagaatattataataaaaatccaAGTAGTCGCTAGATGACGATTTTCCACGATTGTACGCCATAATTTGTAGCTTCAAATGCTGCCTCGGAAAGCAGCAACATAAAATTTAGGCCTGATTTGAATTAAgagttgaaataaaatgagttgaaatgaggtGATACCTCCTAATCCAAACCAGGCCTTAAGTTCACAGATGAAGAATACAAAACGTTTTACGTTAAGAAAtcgaaaaaattcaaaaatatataaatatatatatattaaaaaaaaagggaatttCTCTGTTTTATTCAAGAACCTCATATTTGGCGGATATCTATAGAAATACGCttataaatctaaataaaataaccaTCCGACAACATATCGACGATATCTATAGAAAAGAAACTCAATATTTAAAACGATAAGAAACTAGGTTGCGCTGTGGGCGGTGTAATCATATACCTTTTTGCCGTCGTCGATGAGGAGAGGGTGGTCGCAGAGGCGGAGATATAGCTCTTTCTTGGAAGAGAAAGGGAGTGAAGAAGAATCTGCGGAGCAGGAGATTATACTCTCGCACTCGGGTGGGAGGAACCGGTCCCAGACGGCGTCGGAATCGGCGGCCGACCTGAAAGTGGTGGAAACGGATGACGATCGGCAGGCATCCGAAGGACTGGTGAACGACAGCACGTTGGCTACGCAACCTTCAGGTAAAACGTCGAACAAGCCCACTGCCTTAGTCTCTGCTGTTGCCATCTCGATcagaacaaacaaaaatgacTGTAGAGTCCGAACTTGTTGATTCTCTGTCTCATTATTGGCGTTATACTGATACATATAAATAGAGAGGGAGGAGAGCTCGCGGACACGAGGAAAACTTAGCAGTTAAGGTTCGGAACCATTGGATCGGGGTTCGAAGAATCCTAGCCCCAAAGTAGTTAGTATCAATTATTCTCAACTGTACCGTAGAGtaatttttcttatcaaaaatattatatttcatctttaaattttaaaaatattcattaaaataaatagtaaatttaaaaatatctacttaaataaataataataaatagtaaaagttgataataaacaatataaaattggAATAAATAGTATGTGAACTATAAATGAATAGTGCAAAACGGACATAAACAGTGCACAATTTccttttttataaaacaataggacccacatttttttcaaattctaaaaataaaaaaatatctcatttcatctcactatccaaacatacatttttttttttacaaattattttatatcgTCTTAAGTCTAAAATGttactactatttaaaatattcaatctcattttatctaagTCATGTATCCAAACTAGTTTTAACTTATGTGATATTGATTGAAATTGAGTAAGAATaatgataaattattttacaactaaTTTATAGTTTATCTTTTTTCATTGGGTAAAGAGTAATAAATCAACCAACTAGTAATGGCGCAAGTaaataaatgttaaaaatagtattgtccaacaacacaacaaaaaaaaaataattgtgtccgacaacaaacaaaaaaataataataaaataaaataaaaattgtcgaGACACAATTGAGACCCATCTGTCGGTGAGAGTAGCAATTTTCAAAACTCTTTATAAATTCTACTGACTAACTCGTTTAGATTCAGAAATGATaagagatagttttagataaaagttgaataaaatattattttaaatttttaaaaagttgaattgtgattttaaaaaattgaattgtttattatattttatgagaaaaattgaaaaattagtaATAATGAGATATGATGAAACATACTCTGAATCTAAACATAGTCTAAATCTTTTATAATTGGATAGAATAGAATGGGGAAATTCTTGCAATCTATTTCACAAACATGAGTTAGTATGCAATCtatatattttctctttgaATGTAGGATTAGCAAGGCAAGAATAATCATTAACAAAAAGAAGGATTAACAAAaagaattttaataatatgGCATTCAAATATAGGATAAGAATAGTATATCCTTTGTACTAAGAaactatttaataattttccaaatatgaatatgattaaaaaaaactattctcCAAATTGTGTTGGTTGATTTTCTTTCCCTCCACTTATTCCCTTGAGAATCTGTTTTTAAAAGtttctatcatatttttcaaaaagaaaatcaactcaaacttaatttttgaaaattacgACATTTTAAGAGtataatttgaaatttagaTTAAGAATGAAATTGTAAGTTCTTATATTTAAGAAAAGCTTTTGGTAAGGAAAGTTGGTACAGCTGCTTTGATAATGAAATTGCGAGTTGCCTTGTACCTGTATATAAGGGGGGACCTAAAAAGACTTGCATTTACAACTTTTATTGGTTTTGGACTTTCTGCATATATTatgttagaaaaattttatttataattcggGGCAGACCAAGGATCACACATCTACTAAAAtgtttatataacataatttgattttaaagaaaaatttaaatttaaatcttataaataaaatattactttttaattataaatagtgtGTTTTATAAACCGACTTAAGAAtagaataatttattataaaaaaaaattaaataatttttgtttaaataagaataattaCCATGTAGCAGCCACGTGTTTGTCACATGGCAGGTTAGTCTGGTCAGCAGGATCACTGATCTCCTGATCGACCGACAATGAGTACTGAAATTTCCaaaattattttgcattttctGGAGCTTTCCTTGGATCCAAACACCCTCTCATATTGCTTTTTAAGTGTATAAAGCTACTCATTTCCTTCAAAAGGGTGGTAAGAATATTCTAAGCTCTAGAACCTCATCTGTTCATGATTTTTGCTTTAAGCTATAAGCTTTCAAGAAAActagcatatatattaaaattgaagatgaaaatggagaagaaaactaatatatatgtatatatatatatatatatatatatgtttgggaTCAAGTGTACGTCAACTGACTTCATGGTAGAAACGGTGCACAACTTCAtagaatatttatgaattaTCTCCACGAAACGGTGCACAACTTGATATTATGAATGATTGATGGAATAGGAAACTTCGTGTAAACTCAGGGTTTGGTGTTGCTTTTGACTTTTCATTGATAATTGCCCCAATATTGTTTACGttttagggtttcagattttggCCTATGAGAGCATTGTtattggattatatatatatatatatatataaatgaaagttTTGTTGAATATAAAATGAGTTTGAATTTTGactattctatttatattagtcttcacatttgaataactatttttttattatataataataaaataatataaaataaatttaattttgact
This genomic window from Carya illinoinensis cultivar Pawnee chromosome 7, C.illinoinensisPawnee_v1, whole genome shotgun sequence contains:
- the LOC122314775 gene encoding F-box protein At2g02240-like, with the protein product MYQYNANNETENQQVRTLQSFLFVLIEMATAETKAVGLFDVLPEGCVANVLSFTSPSDACRSSSVSTTFRSAADSDAVWDRFLPPECESIISCSADSSSLPFSSKKELYLRLCDHPLLIDDGKKSFFLEKRSGKKCFMLSPKELLVVWIENPSYWKWTSLSDARFPDVAELISVCWLEIRGKISTCMLSPATLYATYLVFKPTTELYGFNYHPVEVTVGLVGAEVHKRMVYLDTERGRGARSQIGRRRGIGLFNRARILGFQAPQPQEIDDAQYPKKRGDGWLEIELGEFFNGEENGELEMSVLELKGGHWKGGLIVQGIEIRAKESK